The following is a genomic window from Crossiella equi.
CTGAGCTCGACGGCAACTGGTAGGGGTGCGCCCGTTGCGGGCGCGCTGGCACGGAGCTCGGCGACCAGGTGTGCCCAGCTCGACGTGATCTCCGAGCTGGGCGAGATGGTGGCGACCATGACGATGACGTCCTCCTTGACGGCAGCTGGCTGCTGCGGACCAGGTGGTCCGCAACAGGTGTGGCGGGGTGGGGTGGGACGCGCGGGGAGGGGGTAGCGCGTCCCACCCCTGGGGTGGCCGGTGCGTCGGGTCAGCCGACGTCTCCCGGCGGGGCGAGCAGCGCGGCCAGTCGTGCGGGTCCCGCGTGCGGCTCGAGGAAGAGTGAGTCGCACCAGTCGGTTCCCGGCGGCAGCGTCAGCCGCTCGACGCGGGGGCAGATCGACGTCAAGCGCTCGCGCCACAACTTCGCGCTGGCCTCACCGGCAGCGTCCTGGTCCTGGCAGAGGACCACGTGCCGACCGGCGAGCAGGCGCAGCCACCAGGTGGCCGGCCCGGACGCCCCTGGCACCCCGATCACGGTCCAACCGCGGCAGGCCAAGGCCAGCCAGTCGGTTGGACCTTCTGCCACCAGCACTGGTTCCGTTGGCGCGGAGGCCAGTAGCCGGGGCAGGCCCAGCGGGCACGGCACGATGCCGGTGAGCGAACGCCACCGGTACCGCTTCGCGACCGAGGGATTGGTGGACCTGGCCTGCAACCACACCACCGCGCCGTCCCGCTGGGCGGGGACGTGCAGGCGGTGTCGCCGCAGGGTGTAGAACCCGGCCTCGTCGAGCAGTCCGGCCTCTCCGGCTCGTTCCCGGCGAGCCAGCAAAGCCTGCACGCGGCCGAGGGCCGGGTTGGACATCCAGCGGACGCCGAGCTGCTGAGCAGCCGCCGGGTCGATGCCTCTGCCGGACAGGTACGTGGCACCTGCGGTGTCGACGAGAGGCTCGCAGCACTGAAGCACCTCGGCGTAGAGCTCGGCGAACTGCTCGCCGTCGCGCGAGGTGCGGTCCGAGCACGACTCCGGCCAGACAGCAGGTGCTTCGAGCCCCTGGGCCATGCCCAGGAGTTCCGACCACGCGGTGCGGAAGTCGACCTGGTGAGCCTGTTCCCACACGCCGAAGACGTCCGCGTGGAAGCCGCAGGCGAAGCAGTGCACGGCGTCCCGGTACAGCGAGCAGGACGGATCGACGTCGCCCCGTGCGTGCCCACCGGTGTTCAGGCACCGGATCCGGCCGTGCTCAGGCGTGACGCCCAGCCGGGCCAGGACGAACGGCACGGGCAAGGCAGCCCGGAGGGAGGCCTTCTCCCAACCGGACCAGCTCGTGCCGTTCGTCACCAGCAAGGAGCGGGCCTGCGGGAAGGACAGCCCAGTGGTGGTCAGGTAGTCGATCTGGTCACCGCCGGTCGCGCAGTGCACGCACGACCAACGGGCGCCCCACCCAGCGGGCAGGTGCCGGTCACACTTCGGGCAGCGCACTCGGAACGGCGGGTCGAACCTGCCGCAGTGGTTGGCCGCGGCGGCGACGGTCACCCGTGCCAGCACACGCTGGAGAACTGGATCTGCCGCCATCCGCGGTCACCTCCTCCGGATCTGTTGATGTGGTCCACGTGGACCCAGGTAACGCGCAGCTCCGGCTACAGCGGGTAGCACTTCGTGGGCAGCTTCTCGAGGTGGGAGGCGTCCACCCAGCCGCCACCGGAGCCGGACAGCTCCCGCACCGCGAACGAGTGGTGGTACCGCGGGTTGAGCCGCGACTGCCGGTTCGCCCACACCACAGTCCCGCCAGGCAGGTGGATGGACGGACCGTCCAGGTCGAACTGGGAAGTGGGGTAGCGCCGGGTCCCGGGACCGACGGGGACGTACTCGCAGACGATCACCTCGGGGGCGAGGTGCCGAGTACTCGTCGGAGGGATGGGCGCCAAGGCGCCCGCGGTGAGGAGCAGCGACAGGAGCACGGGTGACGCGGCCATGGCCGGGGCCTTCCAGTTCGGACTTGTGTCATGCGGTCACAAGTCCGAGTAACGCCGAGCTGGCGATGACTGGCTCAGAAGCCGTTCACGCCGTCCCCGAAGTCGAAGTCGTGCTCTTGGCCGTAGGCCCCGTCGAACAAGGGATCACCAGGCACTTCGGTTTCGTGGATCATCACCCGGAACTCCGCGTCGGCCTCGTCAGCCCCTCGTGCGGCCTGGGTGTGCGCGAGGTCAGCCGCGTCCCGCGAACTCTCCGCTTCGGCTGCGGCGAGCTGCTCGGCCTCGTGCTGCTGACCGGCATCCCACCGGAAGAACCACTCGGGTTGGCTCACCGCAGGCACCTCCGTCTGACTCCGCCACGCTAACAGCGGACCACCGCCACGCGGCCGGCCGAGGTGGCGACGTACTCGGTCATGGAGAGGACGAAGTACTTCTCGGCCAGCGGCGCGCTGCTCAGCCACTGGTACCGCGCCGAGCTGGTCGCGGGCAGCCACTTCGCCTGCCTGCAACGAAATCCGTCGCCCACCACCGCGCATCCGGCGTGGCCCGGACTGGTGGCCGCGCTCGGGCTCGCGGTGGCGCTCCCGCACCAGCACCCGGTGCCCAGGTTCACCCATCTGATTGACGTTCGTCTCACCGGTGACGAATGGCGTCTGCTGACCGACCTCAGCGCCGCCATCCCGGTGGTGCACGAGATGCTGGAGGAGGAGCGATGAGCCGTGCGTCCTACGTGTCGTCCTTGCGGGACAGGTGGATTCCCGAGATGCGCGCCCGGGGCTGGCACGCCGAGCTGGTCGATCCGGACGGGTTGGCCCCCATCCTGCTGGTCGACCACGACGAACGCTTCCTGCGGGTGCCGCTGACCGCGTTCGGTGATCCCCACGTCTCCCAGACGACCGTGGACGCGGTGCTCTCGGCCTGGGTGGACCAGGTGCCGGTCTCCGACCCGGAGGCGGCACAGCAGGCCGTGCCCGTCCTTGACGGGAGCACCGACGTGCGGTTGCGCTGGCGGCTGTCCGTCCACCGTGGACTCCGTTGGTCCAACTGGAGTCCAGGACCGTTGACCACCGCCGCGATCGAGACCAGTTTGTGGCGCAAGGCGCGCGAACGCGCCGCCCGGCAGGAGGTGCGGTTCGAGGCGAACCGGGGTGTCGCCCTTCTCTGGAGCGAGTCCGGTGCCGCCGTCTCCGCACTCGCCTGGCCGAGCCGGTTCGGGCTCGACGGGCACTCCGCGCTGGTGGGTGGCAACGAGGTGGTCTACGTCGGCGATCACGTGCTGTTGAGCCGACTGCGGGAGAGCGAGATGCCGGAGGCGGTGTTGCTGGGGACACGGGCAGTCCGTGGTCTCGCTCACCGGCTCGCCGAGCTCGCGGGCCGTCCCGGGAGGTCAGGCTGACCGGGGGAGCGCCTGCGGGGTGGAACGTGCCACCCCGAGCTGGCCAAGGCAGGCGTCGAAGTACGCCCGCGCGGCACCGAGCAGGTTCGCTGCCTGCACGACGTCGTCCCTGGTGACGTCCGTCCGGCCGACCGGCCGGAACAGGATCGGCAACCCGGTCGTCTCGACGACCAGCACCGGCACGCCAGCGTGCTGCTCGGTCCGGAACGAGATCTGCTTGACCAGCGGAATGCCCACCGGGGTCGTCGGCTGGAGGTCATCGAGCATGGTCCTTCTCCCGTCATTCGTGGGCCGTTCCGGCGGCCAGGGTGACCGACAGGCGTGCCCGCCGCCGGTCGGCCCGGCTGGGTGGTGGCAGGCGCAGGCGCATCGGGCGGCGCAGCCGTTCCGGCACGGTGAGCGGCCACGGTGAGCTGATCGGCGTCCTCGGTGCGGCGGGGTCCTCCGGGTGCGGCAGGGCGAGCAGCGCGCGGATCGTGGCCGACGGCTCGGCGCCGTAGGCCCACACGACCTGGCCCGGGGCGAGCACGTCGAGGTCGGTGTGCCGGACGGCCCTGGCAGCCACGGTGTAGCCGGGATCGGCGAGCACGAGGAGGTCCACGTACCGCTCCCAGTCGTAGGAGGCCACCAGCACGGTGAAGTCCGGCGGCCGGCCGCACAGGCGGAAGGCGAACCCGTCGTCGACGAGCGCCTGGAGCAACTCGTCGAGGTCCGTGGACGTGCAGGAGCTGTGCATCGTGTGGGCCACCGTGGTCGTCGTCGGCAGGGTCCGGCCGCGGCCATCACTTGTCGGGGAACGTGATGTGCCGCGGCCGGTACGACCATGGAAGCCTTGTCCTGGCAATGGCCACCAGATGACATCCCATGACATGGGGAGCGGAGGCGCCATGACGAGGTTCGTCACGATCACCGGGCCGCGCGACATCGAGCAGGTGCCACAGCGGCGACTGGTCGAGTTGTTCGAGGCGTACCTGGCTCCGTTCGCGACGGCAGCCAGCCACTTCTACCTGGGCGGGGCCGCTGGGATCGACACCGTTGCCCTCGGCTGGCTCGCCGAGCACAGCCACGCCGAGCTGACCGTGGTCGCCCCGGCCCGGATGGTCGACCAGCCGGAGGTCGCGCAGGAGGAGGTCACCCGATTGAGTGCGGCCGGGCGGCTGGCGGAGCTCGTGGAACTCGGTGCGGCCGGGCTTGGTCGGGACGCCTTCCACGCCCGCAACCGGTGGATGGTGGACCGCAGCTCCCTGGTCGTGGGCTTCCCCATGAACGACGACCCGGCGAGCGGGACCTGGTACACGCTGAACTACGGCGCCGAACAGGGGACGGCCCGCCTGGTCGTGCCACTGTGAGCACGGGCAGGTGGTGTACTGGAACTCGTGACCGGCACCAACCACGCTGTCGCCGCTCCGTCGCTCCGGTTCCTTCGTGAACGGCGAGGCTGGTCCTGGCGGGACCTGGCCCAGGCGCTCCGCACCACCGCTCGTGAGCTCGGGGTGGTGGCCGTGGCCGGGCGTCCCTCGGCCTCCATCGAACGGACCGTCGCCAGGTGGGAGAGCCAGCGCAACCCGACCCTGCCCGGCGAGCGCTACCAGTTCCTCCTGGCCGCCGTGTACGCGCGTACCCCGGCAGGTGGGCTTGAGCTGGGCCCCGGCTCGGATTTCGTGACGTACCTGGAGGTCCTCCGGCAGGCAGGGACCGCAGAGGGACGGCTGCGCGAGCTGCGGAACCTGGTCGAGGGCGGCTCAGCGCGGGATACGACCGACCTGCTCGCTGCGGTTGTGCCGGGCGTCCAAGCTCGGGTGCTCGCGGTTCTGCGGGCGCCGGAGCGCCTCGACGACGAGCTGTGCCAGGAGCTGTCCGACAGCACCGCCGCCATCAACCAGTCCATCGGCACGGTGCCGTTCGGCAGGCTGCACGTACGGCTGGCTCCGCTGCTGGAGGTCGGTCGACAGCTCGCAGAGGCGGAGCTACCGGACGCGGTGCAAGGCCAGGCAGTGGCGTTCGCGGCCCAGACGTACGCGCTCGGAGCCCGCCTGGCTTTCGAGACCAGGGACGACGAGATGGCCGTCCACCTCTACCGGCGCGCGGCCGAGACCGCCGCCCAGCACCTCGATCGGCGCCTACGGGCCGAGATCGCGACGAGCCACACCATGGTGACCTTGCACGCCACCGGCGACGTTGAAGCCGCGCGCGGGATCGCCCGAGGCGCGGTCCGGGACGCGCACGCCGCCAGCAGCTACGCCGTCCGCGCCCGCGCGCACGCGGTGCACGCCGAGCTGTGCGCCCGAGGTGGCCAGCCCGAGGCGGCCAACAACGCCCTGGAGCGCGCCTGGCGCTCCGTGGAGCAGCTCCACGTGGACGAGCCCGCCAACAGCTTCAACGAGGACCGGTTGAACGGCTTCGACGGGCTGTGCGCGCTGCACGCCGGAAACGCCGAACACGCGCACAACCGGCTGTCCACCTCGGTGGCCACCCTGACCGGCCCGCGTGACGCTGTTCAGCGCGGGATCGTGCTCGCGGACCTGGCCCTCGCCCGGTTGAAACTCGGTGAGCCCGACGCGTGCGCCGAGCTGCTGGCGGAGTCGGTGGACCTCGCCGCCCGGACGCAGGGCCGGGTCGCCGCCCAACGGATCCGCCAGACCCGCGCGGCCCTCCAGCCGTGGCGGACGGAGGACTTCGTGGGCGTGCTGGACGAGCACATCCACGAACAGTTGCTCGGCTGAGTCCCGGCCCGTGACGATCGACGACGGAAGGGGTGGACAGCGTGACGACCTCCGAACCACTGGATCCCGATCTGCCCGTGGGCAAGCGGATCCAGCACTTCCGCACGAAGGCGGGCATGAGCCGGGAGGCGCTGGCCGCCCAGCTCGGCAAGACCGTCCGCTGGCTGAAGGCCGTCGAGAGCGGGCAGATCCGGCAGCCCAGGTTGCCCGACCTGGTCCGCTTCGCCGCGACCCTGGGCGTACGCGACCTCGCCCTGCTCACCGGCGCGGTCACCGGCCGCCTCCCGGTGGACGCCTTCCTCACCCGGGCACACCAGGCGTTGCCCGCGGTGCAGGCCGCCCTGGGCGACTACGCGCTCGCTGGCCATCAGCCACCGCCCGACCTGCGCCACCTCCGAGAGCGGATCGCGTTCGCGTGGAAGGCCCGGCACGCTTCGCCGAACCACCGCACCGTCCTGGGCGAGCTGCTCCCCGCCCTGCTGCACGACGCGCAGACGGCAGCCCGCGGCTACGACGGTCCCCGGCGCGCCGAAGGGCAGGCCCTGCTCGCGGAAACACTGGTGCTGTCGACCTTCTACCTCGCCTACCAGCCCGTCGCCTCCCTGGTGTGGCGGGCGAAGGAACGGGCGATGGCTGTCGCCCAGGACTCGGGTGACACCAGGGTGATCGCGATGGCCGCCTGGTCGCTCGCCCACGCCCACCGGGACACGGGGGACTGGGACAGCGCCCACCACGTCACCGAGGACGCGCTGCGGATGCTGCGCAGCCGGTTGCCGGGCGGGCCCGCGGAGTTGCTCGGCCTGTACGGCGCGCTCCAGTTCGAGGCGGCCTACACGGCGGCCAGGAGCGGCTGTTCAGGCGAGGCCCTGCACAACCTCGACGAGGCGGAGCGCACCGCACGCCGGCTTCCGGCCGGGTACCACCAGGTGATGAGCTCCTTCTCGCCGTCGCTCATGGTGGCGAACGCGGTTACCGTGCACGTCGAGCTGCGGCAAGGCGGAGAGGCCCTCCGCTGCGCTACCGCCGGTGACTTCACCGCCATCCCGTCCATCCCTCGGCGCAGTCGGCACTTGATCGAGGTCGCCCGCGCGCACCACCTGCGCAACGACCTGGCGGCCTCGCTCGACTGCGTGGAGGCGGCCGTCGCGACCGCGCCGGAGACAGCTCGGTTCAACGGCTTCGCGCGCCAGATCGTGCTCGACGGCACCGAGGCGTCCGGCGAGGTCCGTCGGCGTGCCCAGCGGCTTGTGGAGGTGGCGGGGCTGGTCGCCTGAACGGCCCTCCGCACGAGCACCGCCTACTGCCGGACATCACGCTGAGAGCTGCCCGGCGGGTGGGTCAAGATCATGGAGTCGATCCATGATCAATTACCGGGCATGATCGGCGCCAGGCGCGGCAAACCGCCGCGCCCAGAGGAACGGCGACCCAAGGGTCGCCGAGAAGAAGATATGGGCCAAGGCCCATATCACGATGAACTCCGTACGCGATCATGCTCCCATTGCCGCAGGTGGCGCGCCTGAGGATTCGTCGGAGCCGTGCGCGATTCCGCACACCTCACCACCGCGGCGCGGCGGGCCGCGCGTGCTCGTCCACACCCCAGTCGTCGAGCCGGGCGAGGAGCAGGTCCGGGGTGGTCACGGCGGCCCGGAGGTTGTTCGGCGTGCTCGGGGCCGCCAGCACGTCCTCGATCGCGGCGACTCGGCCAGGGCTGTGGTGGCGGCACAGCACGGCGAGGAGAACCTCGTCATGCGGGTGCTGTGCCGCCAGCCTGCGGACGCGTTCGGCGTGCCGGAGCAGCCCGTCGTAGCGGCCGTGCCTCTCCGCCTCGACCACGAGCAGCGCCGTGCCCCGCTGGGTGCGGAAGCCCGCAGCGGCGTCCGGCAGGATCCAGCCGTGCCCCTCGGCACCGGGGACCGGACAACGCCGGGCGAGCCGCAGCACGGGGACGAGCTCCGGCCAACGGGCCAGTGCACGCCGGAGCCCGGCGAGAAGAAGCTGATCGTGGTCCTCGTCCTGGCGACGGGGACGGCGGGGGAGAGGCGCCCGCACCGCGGTGGCCAAGGCTCGGCAGGCCCGGAAGCCCAGCTCGGTGAGTTGCCAACGGCCCTCGGGTACCGCACCGGTGGTGAGCCAGCGGACGCGCTTCCACTCTGCCAGTACCTCGCGGACATCGCCCGGACGGACCAGCCGGTGCCAGCCCGCGGCGATCTCGACCGCGTCGGCCACCACCGTGGGGCCGGAAAGCGCGCTTCCCCCTGCCAAGACCACGGCGACGGCGCGACGTGAGACCTCCCGGCTGGAGGCGGTCCACGCAGGTGCTCCGGCGGTGATCTCGGCCAGCGCGGCCGCACCAGCCCGTGTCCGGCGGACCGCGGCGGCTGGCCTTCCCGCGCGACGGCTCCGGCTCGCCCAGCCTGCTCGGCGGAGCCGGTCGACCTGGCCGAGGACCACACCTGAGCCAGGCAGCACCTGCACGAGGTCGTCGGTCAACCAGCCGACCTCGGTGAACGCCCACCAGGTCGACCACCAGGCCGGGTTGATCTCCAGCGCCGGTGAGTCCCGTACCAGACCGAGCCGGATCGCTTCGCGGACGGCCGCGCCGGGCCGGAGAGCGGGACGCACCTCCTGCGCGGTCGGTTCCGGACACGGCCACCGTGGCGCTCCCGACCACTTCGGGTGATGCCAGCCGACCCGGAGGAGCAGCCCGTGACCAGGCCGAAGATCATCATGGCCGCGAAGCTCAAAGGTGGTGTCGGGGCGAGCCACCTGTGCGCCCTGCTGCTGCACGGGCTCGGAGAGACCGACCCGACCCTGTACGTCGACCTCGAACCGCAGGGTGACGGCGCGCAGGTGCTCGCCGTGGCGGTGCGGGCGCACGGCACCGTGC
Proteins encoded in this region:
- a CDS encoding toprim domain-containing protein, producing MAADPVLQRVLARVTVAAAANHCGRFDPPFRVRCPKCDRHLPAGWGARWSCVHCATGGDQIDYLTTTGLSFPQARSLLVTNGTSWSGWEKASLRAALPVPFVLARLGVTPEHGRIRCLNTGGHARGDVDPSCSLYRDAVHCFACGFHADVFGVWEQAHQVDFRTAWSELLGMAQGLEAPAVWPESCSDRTSRDGEQFAELYAEVLQCCEPLVDTAGATYLSGRGIDPAAAQQLGVRWMSNPALGRVQALLARRERAGEAGLLDEAGFYTLRRHRLHVPAQRDGAVVWLQARSTNPSVAKRYRWRSLTGIVPCPLGLPRLLASAPTEPVLVAEGPTDWLALACRGWTVIGVPGASGPATWWLRLLAGRHVVLCQDQDAAGEASAKLWRERLTSICPRVERLTLPPGTDWCDSLFLEPHAGPARLAALLAPPGDVG
- a CDS encoding helix-turn-helix domain-containing protein, which codes for MTTSEPLDPDLPVGKRIQHFRTKAGMSREALAAQLGKTVRWLKAVESGQIRQPRLPDLVRFAATLGVRDLALLTGAVTGRLPVDAFLTRAHQALPAVQAALGDYALAGHQPPPDLRHLRERIAFAWKARHASPNHRTVLGELLPALLHDAQTAARGYDGPRRAEGQALLAETLVLSTFYLAYQPVASLVWRAKERAMAVAQDSGDTRVIAMAAWSLAHAHRDTGDWDSAHHVTEDALRMLRSRLPGGPAELLGLYGALQFEAAYTAARSGCSGEALHNLDEAERTARRLPAGYHQVMSSFSPSLMVANAVTVHVELRQGGEALRCATAGDFTAIPSIPRRSRHLIEVARAHHLRNDLAASLDCVEAAVATAPETARFNGFARQIVLDGTEASGEVRRRAQRLVEVAGLVA